One genomic window of Sphingobacterium oryzagri includes the following:
- a CDS encoding single-stranded DNA-binding protein: MASVNKVILVGHLGKDPEVRYLEGNITVCSFPLATSETYTKDGTRMQHTEWHNIVMWRNLGEMAVKYLKKGKLVYIEGRLRTRNYEDKEGNRRFVTEIVGESFKLLGRPSDFGQTTKATPEGTATEEVEKEQEVDFMENDNDTDGLPF, encoded by the coding sequence ATGGCAAGTGTTAATAAAGTTATTTTGGTGGGCCATTTGGGTAAAGACCCCGAGGTTCGTTACCTCGAAGGTAACATTACCGTCTGCAGTTTTCCTTTAGCGACTTCTGAAACGTATACAAAAGATGGTACACGTATGCAACATACGGAGTGGCATAATATCGTAATGTGGCGAAATCTGGGTGAGATGGCTGTGAAGTATCTGAAAAAGGGCAAGCTTGTTTACATTGAAGGCCGTTTGCGCACGCGTAATTACGAAGATAAGGAAGGTAATAGACGTTTCGTGACCGAGATCGTGGGCGAAAGCTTCAAGTTGTTAGGGCGTCCGTCCGATTTCGGCCAAACCACGAAGGCTACTCCTGAGGGAACTGCTACCGAAGAGGTGGAAAAAGAACAGGAGGTAGATTTTATGGAAAATGATAACGATACCGACGGTTTGCCGTTTTAA
- the pheS gene encoding phenylalanine--tRNA ligase subunit alpha: MLQDKIKQYTAEIDQFVPTSAADVENFRLKFLVAKGVVKALFDEFKSVSPEEKRTLGKVLNEFKQVAEQKFADAQAQFAGSSPEQTREEGDLTLPGEGFQLGSRHPLSLTRKEIVEIFKKLGFIVAEGPEIEDDWHNFSALNFPPEHPARDMQDTFFVEKKEGNDIALRTHTSSVQVRLMEMGKPPFRAIMPGRVYRNEAISARAHCFFHQVEGLYVDEEVSFADLKQTLYHFVQELYGEGTKVRFRPSYFPFTEPSAEMDISCTICKGAGCQLCKYSGWVEILGCGMVDPNVLENCGIDSKKYAGFAFGMGIERITNLKYEIRDLRLFSENDVRFLSQFETEII, from the coding sequence ATGTTGCAGGACAAAATTAAGCAGTATACAGCGGAAATAGACCAGTTTGTGCCAACATCAGCTGCTGATGTTGAAAATTTTCGGTTAAAATTTTTAGTTGCGAAAGGTGTCGTCAAAGCTTTATTTGACGAATTCAAGTCTGTTTCTCCAGAGGAGAAACGTACCTTAGGTAAGGTTTTAAATGAGTTTAAGCAGGTTGCCGAGCAAAAGTTTGCAGACGCGCAGGCACAATTTGCAGGCTCTTCGCCAGAGCAAACGCGTGAAGAAGGCGATCTTACCCTGCCGGGTGAAGGCTTTCAGCTTGGATCTCGACATCCCTTGTCTTTAACGCGCAAAGAAATAGTTGAAATTTTCAAAAAACTAGGTTTTATCGTGGCTGAAGGTCCGGAAATTGAAGATGACTGGCACAACTTCTCAGCGCTTAATTTCCCGCCAGAGCATCCCGCTCGCGATATGCAAGACACGTTCTTTGTGGAAAAGAAAGAAGGAAATGATATTGCCTTGCGCACCCATACCTCATCGGTGCAGGTGCGTTTGATGGAGATGGGCAAGCCGCCATTTCGCGCCATTATGCCCGGGCGAGTTTACCGCAACGAAGCGATCTCTGCGCGTGCGCACTGCTTCTTCCATCAGGTAGAAGGATTGTATGTAGATGAAGAAGTTTCTTTTGCCGATCTTAAGCAAACGCTTTATCATTTCGTTCAGGAGCTTTACGGCGAAGGCACGAAAGTACGTTTCCGTCCGTCCTACTTTCCATTTACCGAGCCTTCTGCAGAAATGGATATTTCTTGTACCATTTGTAAAGGTGCAGGTTGTCAATTGTGCAAATATTCCGGTTGGGTAGAGATTTTGGGTTGCGGTATGGTCGATCCTAATGTGCTGGAAAATTGCGGTATCGATAGCAAAAAATATGCAGGATTTGCTTTCGGTATGGGTATCGAGCGTATCACGAATTTGAAATACGAAATCCGTGACTTACGTCTTTTCTCCGAAAATGACGTTCGTTTCTTATCGCAGTTTGAAACAGAGATTATTTAA